A stretch of DNA from Syntrophorhabdales bacterium:
CTTGTTTGTGAGCATTATGCTGTGGCGCAACGGGCCGTTCGGTTTTCTCGAGATACTCTACACACCTGCAGCAATGATCGTGGCCCAGGCTGTCATTGCAACGCCTATCGTTATGGGTATTACCCTTGCCGCAATGCAGCAGCTTCCGAAAAAGCTGCGGCTGCAGATACTTGCCCTCGGAGCCACCCGGCTCCAGATGGTCTGGATTCTTATCAAGGAGGCGAAACTGCCTTTGCTGGCCGCTGTGATGGCAGGGTTTGGAGGAGTGATTTCCGAGGTGGGTGCTTCGATCATGGTTGGCGGTAATATCAAAGGATATTCCCGCGTGCTCACCACTGCAACGGTGATGGAAACCAGCCGTGGAAATTTCGATGTTGCCATTGCGCTCAGCATTATCCTCCTGCTTCTCGCGTATGTAATCAACGCGATTCTTACGCACATACAGCAACGGGAACGCCCAAGGTAACACCAAGACGATACACGCATGAGTATGTCAGAACCAGTGCTTGAAGCAAAAGACCTGGTAGTCAGCCGGGGCGGTGTCACCGTTCTCGATGTCCCGTCGGTCAGCCTCACGCCTGGTGAGGTACTCGCACTGATCGGCCCTAACGGTGCGGGCAAGACTACGCTCCTGCAGGCGCTCTCCTACCTCCTAAGGCCTGTTTCAGGAGAGCTTTATTTCAACGGCGCAAAGGTAGGAGCCGACATCTCGATCCTTGACTTTCGCAGGCGCATCGCGATGGTCTTTCAGGAGGCGCTTCTGTTTGACACCAGCGTATTCCACAATGTTGCTTCGGGGCTGAAGATCCGCAACATGAAAGGCTCTGAGACCGAAGAGATAGTCGTCGAGCAGCTGGAGCGATTCGGTATCACTCACCTACGTAACAGATCGGCAAGGATGCTATCCGGCGGAGAGGCGCAGCGGGTCAGCCTTGCCCGCGCATTTGCGATACGACCCGAGATAATT
This window harbors:
- a CDS encoding ABC transporter permease, which gives rise to MDLIFDGIKKAFWLLVTFDPEVMSITWLSLKVSGIATLVSLFLGICIGSVVALTRFPGRRVVVSLINTGMGLPPVVVGLFVSIMLWRNGPFGFLEILYTPAAMIVAQAVIATPIVMGITLAAMQQLPKKLRLQILALGATRLQMVWILIKEAKLPLLAAVMAGFGGVISEVGASIMVGGNIKGYSRVLTTATVMETSRGNFDVAIALSIILLLLAYVINAILTHIQQRERPR
- a CDS encoding ATP-binding cassette domain-containing protein codes for the protein MSMSEPVLEAKDLVVSRGGVTVLDVPSVSLTPGEVLALIGPNGAGKTTLLQALSYLLRPVSGELYFNGAKVGADISILDFRRRIAMVFQEALLFDTSVFHNVASGLKIRNMKGSETEEIVVEQLERFGITHLRNRSARMLSGGEAQRVSLARAFAIRPEII